In Halobacteriovorax marinus SJ, the following proteins share a genomic window:
- a CDS encoding redoxin domain-containing protein, with product MKKLFLLLSMALGLVSNAQAKFDQSRFDKLLSEGKNILIHVHADWCPTCKVQKKVLDKLEHKNYTLLEVDFDKDKSFLKKYKLFQQSMLLSFSKGVEVKRVFGKTKEKDIVEFINTSFSDDSLQAVLDERKNSRPPSKERMTMAEATEKLRKSGILDGAHKKGDSIVDFTLPSATGKKVKLSDELKKGAVVLTFYRGGWCPYCNLQLKAYQEKLDEIEATGGQLIAISPEKMSEADTTVKKNELKFEILSDEDNKIARKYGLVFHVEDDLKEVYLKFGIDLNKSQGNSAWELPIPATYVISKEGKIVYSFLNVDYVKRAEPSDIINALKSLK from the coding sequence ATGAAGAAGTTGTTTTTATTATTAAGTATGGCCCTTGGGCTTGTTTCAAATGCGCAGGCAAAGTTTGATCAATCTCGTTTTGATAAGCTCTTATCTGAAGGTAAGAATATTCTCATTCATGTTCATGCCGATTGGTGCCCAACATGTAAAGTTCAGAAAAAAGTTTTAGATAAGCTTGAGCACAAGAACTATACATTACTTGAAGTTGATTTTGATAAAGATAAGAGTTTCTTAAAGAAGTATAAATTATTTCAACAATCGATGCTTTTAAGTTTCTCAAAAGGAGTAGAGGTGAAAAGAGTCTTTGGTAAGACAAAAGAAAAAGATATCGTTGAATTTATAAATACATCTTTCTCTGATGACTCTCTACAAGCTGTATTAGATGAGAGAAAAAATAGCAGACCTCCATCAAAGGAGAGAATGACTATGGCAGAGGCAACTGAGAAGCTAAGAAAGTCAGGAATCTTAGATGGTGCTCATAAGAAAGGTGATTCTATTGTTGACTTCACTCTACCTAGTGCTACAGGAAAGAAAGTGAAATTATCTGATGAGCTTAAGAAGGGCGCAGTTGTACTAACTTTTTATAGAGGAGGATGGTGCCCATACTGCAACTTGCAACTTAAGGCCTACCAAGAAAAACTAGACGAAATTGAAGCGACAGGGGGACAGTTGATTGCAATTTCTCCAGAAAAAATGTCTGAGGCAGATACAACAGTTAAGAAGAATGAACTTAAATTTGAAATTCTATCTGATGAAGATAATAAAATTGCAAGAAAGTATGGACTTGTATTCCATGTTGAAGATGATTTAAAAGAAGTCTATTTAAAATTTGGAATTGATCTAAATAAGAGTCAAGGTAATAGTGCTTGGGAACTTCCAATCCCTGCGACTTATGTTATCTCTAAAGAGGGAAAAATTGTTTATTCATTCTTAAATGTTGATTACGTAAAAAGAGCAGAGCCAAGTGATATTATTAATGCACTAAAGTCTTTAAAATAA
- a CDS encoding DUF968 domain-containing protein, whose translation MEEALHLSKYTAHRNQKYLAWLREQSCVVSGKKAQCAHHIRLGTNGGTGLKPSDYFCIPLLNEYHTTGSSALHIIGEETFLAQFKIDSKKIFIYFLRKYLSENYDILYGINNKSDEEVLFDLITIIESKIDRPIKKVKRQKPKEKPATPKVSITESNYYQVAKKLKNERDKELRKKIKESSTTSSIKKQFKGNEFYEKAKEAKRLKDRELRKRNKELAAKIKKEEKLKRREEDLTPE comes from the coding sequence TTGGAAGAAGCATTGCATTTATCAAAGTACACCGCTCATAGAAATCAAAAGTATCTAGCTTGGCTGAGAGAGCAAAGTTGTGTCGTATCTGGAAAGAAGGCCCAATGCGCTCATCACATTAGACTTGGAACAAATGGCGGAACAGGACTAAAGCCTTCAGACTACTTTTGTATTCCACTTTTAAATGAGTATCACACAACTGGTAGTAGCGCGCTTCACATTATTGGAGAAGAAACTTTTCTAGCTCAATTTAAAATTGATTCCAAAAAAATATTTATCTACTTTCTAAGAAAATATCTTTCTGAAAATTACGATATCCTCTATGGAATAAATAATAAGTCAGACGAAGAAGTTCTCTTTGATCTTATTACTATTATTGAAAGTAAAATTGATAGGCCAATCAAGAAAGTTAAACGTCAAAAGCCAAAAGAGAAGCCAGCAACACCTAAAGTTAGTATTACAGAGAGTAACTACTATCAGGTTGCAAAGAAGCTTAAGAATGAGCGAGATAAAGAACTTCGAAAAAAAATAAAAGAAAGCTCAACAACTTCCAGTATTAAAAAGCAATTCAAAGGAAATGAGTTCTACGAAAAGGCGAAAGAGGCCAAAAGGCTAAAGGACCGAGAGCTAAGAAAAAGAAATAAAGAATTGGCCGCCAAAATAAAGAAAGAAGAGAAATTAAAAAGGCGCGAGGAAGACCTCACGCCTGAATAA
- a CDS encoding SRPBCC family protein, with protein sequence MNKLTILFLFIFSLNLHALELVQSKGEIQINAPIDKVFDLVSSPMNDHLWRSEVNDMTTNNEEVIVGSWYREDAWIGIRKNFITTTEVVSINAPYNVTFITPKESPFYLKSRRFFEHQNGITTFKYIVDFDRKMIKETFGLNVSPKIVMKLYSFQMKRYLKKLKKILEH encoded by the coding sequence ATGAACAAATTAACTATTCTTTTTCTATTTATCTTTTCACTCAATTTACACGCTTTAGAGCTCGTTCAATCAAAGGGAGAAATTCAAATTAATGCTCCTATTGATAAAGTCTTTGACCTTGTTTCGAGCCCAATGAATGACCATCTGTGGAGAAGTGAAGTGAATGATATGACGACCAATAATGAAGAGGTTATTGTTGGAAGTTGGTACCGGGAAGATGCTTGGATTGGTATTAGAAAGAACTTTATTACAACAACTGAAGTTGTTTCCATTAATGCTCCTTATAACGTTACTTTTATTACACCAAAAGAAAGTCCATTCTACTTAAAAAGTAGAAGGTTCTTCGAACACCAAAATGGCATAACTACATTTAAGTATATTGTTGATTTTGATAGAAAGATGATTAAAGAAACATTTGGCCTTAATGTCTCACCAAAGATCGTGATGAAACTCTATTCATTTCAAATGAAACGGTATCTAAAGAAACTCAAGAAAATCTTAGAACACTAA